From one Microbacterium sp. 10M-3C3 genomic stretch:
- a CDS encoding ABC transporter ATP-binding protein — protein MSTPPPPRGRRGRRSNDDGPRASFRQLLPFLLEHRGVLVVVAVLSVLGAGATLVQPALVGQIISRVQEGVPLGILVWLLVAFVIVSSVISGYQHYLLQRTGTAVVFSSRRRLIARILRLPISEFDARRTGDLVSRVGTDTTLLYAVLTQGLADAVGNALILVGAVVAMALIDPVLLGLIVLVVGASIATVVVLSTRIRAASTQQQEKVGELASGVERAVGSIRTIRAAGATEREGAALEGTATDAYRAGVRIARVSALIVPVAGIALQVSLLVVLGVGGLRVAAGAIDVASLVTFVIFLFLLIQPLASAIGAITSVNQALGALGRIQEILELPEETAADPPDAAAPPRADAPAIVFEDVRFRYPAHVVKAREAAAEEARTVLEQAHLERAADRATTAAAETDHDVLRGVSFTVPHGARVALVGPSGAGKSTILSLVERFYDPTDGRILVEGADVRAWDRAALRARFGYVEQDAPTLAGSIADNLRLASPDASDAECERVLRAVNLSEVLERSPLGIDAPVGEDGVMLSGGERQRLAIARALLAAPPILLLDESTSSLDGVNEQRMREAIDAVATGRTLLVIAHRLSTVVDSDLIVVLDHGRVVGQGTHSELVASTPLYRDLAKHQLLV, from the coding sequence ATGTCCACTCCCCCACCCCCGCGCGGCCGGCGCGGCCGCCGCAGCAACGACGACGGCCCGCGCGCGTCGTTCCGGCAGCTGCTGCCCTTCCTCCTCGAGCACCGTGGCGTGCTCGTCGTCGTCGCCGTCCTCAGCGTCCTTGGCGCCGGCGCGACGCTCGTGCAGCCGGCGCTGGTCGGGCAGATCATCTCGCGCGTGCAGGAGGGCGTGCCGCTCGGCATTCTCGTGTGGCTGCTCGTGGCCTTCGTCATCGTGTCGTCGGTGATCTCCGGCTACCAGCACTACCTCCTCCAGCGCACCGGCACCGCGGTCGTCTTCTCCAGCCGCCGGCGCCTGATCGCCCGCATCCTGCGTCTGCCGATCAGCGAGTTCGACGCCCGCCGTACGGGCGACCTCGTCTCCCGCGTCGGCACCGACACCACCCTCCTGTACGCGGTGCTCACGCAGGGCCTCGCCGACGCGGTCGGCAACGCGCTCATCCTCGTGGGCGCGGTCGTCGCGATGGCGCTCATCGATCCCGTGCTGCTCGGGCTCATCGTGCTCGTCGTGGGCGCCTCGATCGCCACGGTCGTCGTCCTCAGCACCCGCATCCGCGCGGCCTCGACGCAGCAGCAGGAGAAGGTCGGCGAGCTCGCATCGGGCGTCGAGCGCGCGGTCGGATCAATCCGCACGATCCGGGCCGCCGGCGCCACGGAGCGCGAGGGCGCCGCGCTCGAAGGGACCGCGACCGACGCCTACCGTGCGGGAGTGCGCATCGCGCGCGTGTCGGCCCTCATCGTCCCGGTCGCAGGCATCGCCCTGCAGGTCTCGCTTCTCGTCGTGCTCGGGGTCGGCGGGTTGCGCGTGGCCGCGGGCGCGATCGACGTCGCGAGCCTCGTGACGTTCGTGATCTTCCTGTTCCTCCTCATCCAGCCCCTCGCCTCCGCGATCGGAGCGATCACGTCGGTCAACCAGGCTCTCGGCGCGCTCGGGCGCATCCAGGAGATCCTCGAGCTCCCCGAGGAAACGGCCGCCGACCCCCCGGATGCGGCGGCACCGCCTCGCGCGGACGCCCCGGCGATCGTGTTCGAGGATGTGCGGTTCCGCTACCCGGCGCACGTCGTGAAGGCGCGCGAGGCGGCCGCCGAGGAGGCGCGCACGGTGCTCGAGCAGGCGCACCTCGAACGCGCCGCCGACCGGGCGACGACCGCTGCGGCGGAGACCGACCACGACGTGCTGCGCGGCGTCTCGTTCACGGTGCCGCACGGCGCCCGCGTCGCGCTCGTCGGGCCGTCGGGCGCGGGCAAGAGCACGATCCTCTCGCTCGTCGAGCGCTTCTACGACCCGACCGACGGTCGGATCCTCGTCGAGGGCGCCGACGTCCGCGCGTGGGACCGCGCGGCGCTGCGTGCCCGGTTCGGCTATGTGGAGCAGGATGCACCGACCCTCGCGGGCTCGATCGCCGACAACCTGCGCCTCGCCTCCCCCGACGCGAGCGACGCCGAATGCGAGCGCGTCCTGCGCGCCGTCAACCTCAGCGAGGTGCTCGAGCGCAGCCCGCTCGGGATCGACGCGCCCGTCGGCGAGGACGGCGTCATGCTCTCGGGCGGCGAGCGTCAGCGTCTCGCGATCGCGCGTGCCCTCCTCGCCGCGCCGCCGATCCTCCTCCTCGACGAGTCGACGTCGTCGCTCGACGGCGTGAACGAGCAGCGCATGCGCGAGGCGATCGACGCGGTCGCCACCGGTCGGACGCTGCTTGTGATCGCGCACCGCCTGTCCACGGTGGTGGACAGCGACCTCATCGTGGTGCTCGACCACGGCCGGGTCGTCGGGCAGGGCACCCACTCGGAGCTCGTCGCATCGACGCCGCTGTACCGCGATCTCGCGAAGCACCAGCTCCTCGTGTGA
- a CDS encoding AsnC family protein → MSDIATIIGADGGEPLPELRRLAELRREIARAEEVQVRRARNLGFSWQAIAGALGVSKQAANKRFGRR, encoded by the coding sequence ATGAGCGACATCGCAACAATCATCGGCGCTGATGGGGGCGAGCCCCTGCCCGAGCTGCGGCGGCTCGCAGAGCTGCGGCGCGAGATCGCCCGCGCCGAGGAGGTGCAGGTGCGCCGCGCGCGCAACCTCGGCTTCTCGTGGCAGGCCATCGCCGGTGCGCTCGGTGTGAGCAAGCAGGCCGCGAACAAGCGGTTCGGCCGGCGCTGA